The proteins below come from a single Gimesia alba genomic window:
- a CDS encoding carbohydrate porin, whose product MKSAAISFALLSMSLSCPPVLAGEQVEFSVSESSIPFFETTVKSNEPFDDAGLAPISYSESQETCCDSPDDCCLGDECVAAADCGYACSESLFSREYLTGDLFGARSRLAEHGVIADIQLTQFYQGVASGGRRRRFLYGGKGDYIFTFQGEKLGLNKGFSAILHAETRFGDDINTSAGALSLPNASMLFPLPGQHQTAITNLMFIQALSENFALTAGKYNLLDLWNMIYPNTGRGINGFMNVSLIAPTPIVRTTNLSINGAGALGLHEGQVQSALLVYDTTNSSTTVGLDDLFDEGAVVLGYGRIFTEWRGHPGSHALLGNWSSRTYTSVDPTSWTVIPGQGVVAAGQKTGSWTLSYILDQVLWADCFNDKRNVRLMSQWMLADGNPNPYSWSGNIALQARGLFRCRKQDSMGIGYFYDALSGNYKSLVSPIVAARDIQGVEFYYNAALTPWFYLTADLQVLEDANAADDTSVLPGLRANLRF is encoded by the coding sequence ATGAAATCTGCTGCCATCAGTTTTGCTCTACTGTCTATGAGTCTGAGTTGTCCTCCTGTATTGGCTGGAGAGCAGGTTGAATTCTCAGTTTCGGAATCGTCAATTCCCTTTTTCGAAACAACGGTGAAGAGCAACGAACCGTTCGACGATGCAGGGCTGGCTCCGATCAGTTATTCAGAGAGTCAGGAGACCTGCTGTGACTCTCCAGATGACTGTTGCCTGGGTGACGAATGTGTGGCCGCTGCCGATTGTGGTTATGCGTGCTCCGAGTCACTGTTTTCACGTGAGTATCTGACGGGCGATCTGTTCGGTGCCCGCTCGAGGCTGGCAGAGCATGGGGTTATTGCGGATATCCAGTTAACTCAGTTCTATCAAGGCGTTGCCAGCGGCGGTCGCAGGCGGAGGTTTCTGTACGGTGGCAAAGGCGACTACATCTTTACGTTCCAGGGTGAGAAGCTGGGACTGAATAAAGGGTTCTCGGCCATTCTGCATGCCGAAACCCGGTTTGGTGATGACATCAACACCTCGGCGGGCGCTTTGAGCCTGCCCAATGCCAGTATGCTCTTTCCGTTGCCTGGTCAGCATCAGACGGCGATTACAAATCTGATGTTCATTCAGGCTTTGAGTGAGAACTTCGCGCTGACGGCGGGAAAATATAATTTGCTCGACCTGTGGAACATGATTTATCCCAATACGGGACGGGGGATCAACGGGTTTATGAATGTGTCACTGATCGCTCCGACGCCGATTGTGCGTACCACGAACCTGTCGATCAACGGAGCGGGGGCACTGGGCTTGCACGAAGGTCAGGTTCAGAGTGCTCTGCTGGTATACGATACGACCAATTCTTCGACCACCGTCGGCCTGGATGATCTGTTTGACGAAGGCGCCGTTGTGCTGGGATATGGGCGGATCTTTACCGAGTGGCGCGGTCATCCCGGTTCGCATGCACTCCTGGGGAACTGGAGCAGCCGGACTTACACCTCGGTCGATCCGACCAGTTGGACCGTCATTCCCGGGCAAGGGGTGGTCGCTGCAGGACAGAAGACCGGCTCCTGGACGCTGAGTTACATCCTGGATCAGGTCCTTTGGGCCGACTGCTTTAATGACAAACGTAACGTGCGTCTGATGAGTCAGTGGATGCTTGCCGACGGAAATCCCAACCCTTACAGCTGGAGCGGTAATATTGCACTTCAGGCTCGCGGTTTATTCCGCTGTCGCAAACAGGACTCGATGGGAATCGGGTATTTCTATGATGCACTGAGCGGGAATTACAAATCGCTGGTCAGCCCCATTGTAGCGGCCCGCGATATTCAGGGAGTGGAATTCTACTACAATGCCGCCCTGACACCCTGGTTCTATCTGACGGCCGATCTGCAAGTACTCGAAGACGCTAACGCTGCCGATGATACTTCGGTCCTGCCCGGCCTGCGGGCTAACCTGCGGTTCTAA
- a CDS encoding CorA family divalent cation transporter produces the protein MNVRVFGISDNSTLIPLPETVLSASCELEKLLTPFHLRPEVLAACLTPERSEHMMSQKNALYMEVPTHLGWDQSEKPYVSFLCLKSTVITIHRDKLHTIEDVIRNLDGDVPLYANNSSALLYFLLVEIGKQTVNVALRVREEAEQLDQACHENPDALDPQKFSILHRKISHYAAV, from the coding sequence ATGAACGTACGCGTCTTTGGAATCAGCGATAATTCAACACTGATCCCCTTACCCGAAACCGTACTCTCTGCTTCCTGTGAACTGGAGAAACTGCTTACCCCGTTCCATTTGCGACCGGAAGTGCTGGCAGCCTGTCTCACACCAGAACGCAGCGAACACATGATGTCGCAAAAAAACGCGCTGTACATGGAAGTGCCCACGCACCTGGGCTGGGATCAGTCGGAAAAACCTTACGTCTCTTTCCTCTGCCTGAAGTCGACAGTGATCACAATTCATCGCGACAAACTGCACACGATTGAAGATGTGATTCGGAATCTGGATGGCGACGTCCCCCTGTATGCCAACAATTCCTCAGCACTTCTCTACTTTCTGCTGGTTGAAATCGGGAAACAGACTGTGAATGTGGCCCTGCGGGTACGCGAAGAAGCAGAACAGCTGGATCAGGCTTGCCATGAGAACCCAGATGCTCTCGATCCTCAGAAATTTTCCATTCTACACAGAAAAATCAGTCACTACGCAGCAGTCTAA